In Desulfofustis limnaeus, the genomic stretch TCATGGTGGGTTTTCCCGGGGAGACGGAAAAAGATTTTGCGGAGCTAATCGAGTTCCTGCGCCTCGCCCGCTTCAATCATCTCGGAGCCTTTGCCTATGCCAACGAAGAAGGCTGTGCTGCTGAAGGGTTAGCAGGGCAGGTTGATGAAGAGACAAAACAGCAGAGATTGGATGCGGTCTTGTCGGTCCAGGCCGAGATATCGGCAGATATCCAGCAACGGGCCGTAGGATCAATAGAAACCGTATTGGTCGAAGGCGTGAGCCGTGAGACTGATTTGCTCCTGGAGGGACGCACCCGCTATCAGGCTCCGGAGATTGACGGCTGTGTCTTGATTAACGATGGAGAAGCGAGCCCCGGTGATTTCGTTCAGGTTGAAATCACCGAGGCTCATGTGTATGACCTGGTTGGCCGGATTGTGCCATGACCAGGCTCATGGTGATCAAGTAAGAAGCGGGTGGCAGTTAGCGTTTGCTGTTTACCTGTTCGCGGAGGTCTTTGCCGACTTTAAAAAATGGCAATTTCTTCGGGCTGACCTTGATTTTTTTCCCGGTCTTCGGATTCCGCCCTTCATAAGAACCGTAATGCTTAATGACAAAGCTGCCAAAACCACGGATTTCTATGCTTTCCCCGCGGGCCAGCGCTTCTGTCATGGTGTCGATAACCGTATTGGTGATGGCGGCTGCTTCCCGGTGCGGCACACCAATGTCCTGCGCCAAGGCCTCGATCAATTCGGATTTATTCATACTACACTCCTGTTTGCGTTAGCAAATCTTCCACGTGTTCGTCGGATGGTGCCCGAACACCTGCCCCCCCAGTTCAGTCATTCAATAAATGGACAATGAATTCAGGTTGTTAGTTGCGCACCCTGAAGTGACTGTTTTGATAGCAAGAACAAACAGTTACGGAGATAGCAAGCCGCCAGTACGAGAGACGGATGTCTAACTCTTTAGATTTAATCAGCTAAATAGGGGTTTGTAAAGGGTAAAGCTATAAAAATATCTTTTTCAGATCTTTTTCGGATAAATGGCGAAAATGTCCTGATTTCAGCTGCCCGAGAAAAAGCTTGCCGTAGGCGGTACGTTTCAGATCAAGAACCGGGTGACCGATGGCGGCGAACATCTTACGGACCTGTCGTTTCCTGCCTTCATGAATAACGACTTGCAGCCTGGTGGCATGCTCGTGGCGTTTGCGGAGGGTGATCTGAGCCGGGGCGGTACGTCGACCGTCGAGAAGGATGCCGCGCTGCAATCGGTCGATCTGTTCTTGCCGAGGGCGACCTTGTACCAGAGCTTCATAGGTTTTTGTTGTCTGGTGGCTGGGATGAAGAATCCTGTGGGCCAGAGCTCCGTCGTTAGTGAGCAGCAGGGCTCCTTCGGTGTCGATGTCGAGGCGCCCGACGGGAAAGACCCGCTCACCAATATCGTGCAGCAGCGAGGTCACGATGGGTCGACCTTGTGGGTCGGAAACGGTAGTAACATACCCCTTTGGTTTGTTTAATAGGATATAGACGAACGCTTCCCGGTGCGGATGAATCACTTCTCCGCGGCAGCGTACTTGCTGCTGTCCGGGGTCGATTTTGCATCCCATCTCGGTGATCACGACGCCATCGACGCTGACCACTCCCTGCTGGATCAGCGCTTCAGCGGAACGGCGTGAGGCCACGCCGGCCTGGGCCAGGAATTTCTGCAGCCGAACGGTGCGGTTCAACGCCATGGCCGGGGGATAAGGCGTTCGTACCTGGAGTCAACCAGCCTGCGGGTGGCCTCGTCGGTTTCCAGCACTTCCGTGTACCAGGGCTTCATCCGACAATCAAAGACCACCGGTGGTTCCAGTCCGACGTGAAACCGTCGTACCGAGGCGGCCGAGCCGTGGATATCGGCGGCCGGCTCAAAACGGGTGAAGACCGTCCAGAGAAACTCCTGCATCGATTCAGTGGCGGCAGCGCTGTCGTCAACCAGGATGATGACCGGCCATCGATTGACGCCGGGTTCAGCGGCGAGGCGCTTGGCCAGATTTTCGTCCCCGGCGTAGCTGGTTCCCTGCACCACCAGTGTTCCCGGCAGGTAGGCCACCGGCTGTGAACAGCCGGGAGGGAGCGTGCCCTGAAATTCACCGGGCAGGCGGCGTCGCGGTTCCTGCCCCAGTCCCAAGAGCATGGCTTTTGATCCTTTGTTCACCGAAGGTCCGGTGTAATCAAGGGTATCTTGGGAGACATTGGCAAAGATGAACAGGTCGGTGGACCAGTCGATCCGCTCCAGAACATGGGTCCACAGAGCTTTGAAATCAGTAATGTCCACGGCACCGTCGGTGGCAATGAGAAACTTGCTCAAGGACAGCTGGCCCTCACCGAGTATGCGCAATCCGCAGGCAAAGGCTTCACGGGGATAGCGGTCGGCGACCCGGGCCGCAGCCAGACAGTGAAAACCGGTTTCTCCGTAGGTTTTCAGAGCCTTTACTCCCTTCATAACGAGGGGAAACAACGGTGAGAGCAATTCCTGCAGATAATCTCCGAGGTAGTAGTCTTCCTGGCGCGGCCGTCCTACCACCGTGGCAGGATAGATGGCATTGCGGCGATGGTAGAGGTGCGATGCCTGAAATACGGGGTAGTCGTGTTGTAGGGAATTATATCCATAATGATCACCGAACGGTCCTTCGGGCCTCCTGAGATGCGGAGGCACGATGCCTTTGACGGCGAATTCGGCCTGGGCCACCAGTCGATGACCACCGAGCGGATCCTGGACCATCGGCAATTTCGAGCCGATGAGCAGCGAGGTGAGGAGGAGTTCGGGAAGATCCTCCGGTAGCGGGGCAACCGCCGAGAGCATCAGAGCGGGCGGTCCGCCGATGAACAACGTAAGCGGCAAGGCCTGATTTCTCTGTTCGGCCGCGTGATAGTGATAGCCGCCGCCTTTATGAATCTGCCAATGAATCCCAGTGGTGCGGTCATCGTAGCGCTGGATCCGGTACATGCCGAGGTTATGTCCTTTACCGTCGGGATGTTCGGTGTAAACCAGCGGCAAAGTGACAAAAGGCCCACCGTCGCTGTGCCAGGAGGTCAACAGTGGCAGGCTGGAAAGTTGCGGCGGTCGCTGGCAACAGTCGAGAATTGGTCCTCGGCGAACCGTCTTCAAGCCGATTCGGGCAGCATCGAGCAGCAGGGTTCGATTCTGCCAGAGCGTGTTCAAGGAGGGTGGCAGGGCGGTCTCCAAGAGCCGAACGATATCTCTGACGAAGTGTACGGGTGTAGTGCCGAAGGCGAGATCCAGCCGTTTCTGCGTCCCGAACAGGTTGGTGACCACGGGAAACCGAGAATTTTTGACCGAACGGAAAAGCAACGCCGGACCTTGACGGGAGATGACCCGACGATGGATTTCCGCGATTTCCAGATAGGGGTCGACTTCTTCGTCGATGGTCAAGAGCTCATTTTCTGCGGCAAGGAGATCGAGGTAGGCGTGCAGGTCGTGGAGGGGGCGTTTATTCATGGGCATGTTTTGAAGATGAGTGTTCTCGGCCTTCACGGAGAAACAGGTCATGATACTCCTGTTTGGAGAGATGGCGGTGCAGCAGTTTGGAGCAGAAGTCGATGAGGGCGGCGATCTCGTCGCTGCTCATTCGGGAGCTGAGCAGCTCTGCCAGTTGCTCCTGGCCAAGCAATTGCAGGTAATGGGCGCAGGAGCTTCGGTCGAGTTCCTCGTCGAGGCCGAAGCAGATGGCGGATGCCGACGGCGGTTGCTTCATGCTCTCTTTCATCCCGAGATAATATGGTAATGGACTGTCCGTGTCCGCGGTCCGTCGAATTCGCAGAAGAACAGTTTCTGCCAGGTACCGAGTTGGACGGTTTGGTTTCGGATGGCGACGGTAACCGAAGTGCCGATCAAGCTGGCCATGATATGGGCCGGGGAATTGCCTTCCAGATGACGGAAGGGATAGTTCATCGGCACGAATTGACTGAGGCCGTCAAGGATATCAACCGCCACGGTCGGATCTGCTCCTTCATTGATGGTCAGACCGGCGGTGGTGTGCGGGTTGAACAGAAAGAGCAAACCCTGGTCGACGCTGCATTGCGCAACTGCCGCGTTAACCTCCCTGGTGATGTCGAGAAATTCCATGGGTGCTGTGCTGCGCACGGAAAATGAGCCATTGAACATAGGGTCCTCATGCAGGAAGCGTTTACGTGTTGTCGCCGACGGCTTGATAACACGAGACAACTATAGGTGTTTTGCGACCCTGCGTCAACGACTGGGGTTAATGATGGGCGGTGAATGAACAGCAGTTGCCCATCGACCCGGATCGCGCTATGGTCAGACCACAAACGATCTGAATTGCGGTTCATCCGGACCTGATAGACAGGCCATCGGTGGCCTGCTGTCAGGTGCGGACCTACGGTGGCGAGCCGACAGGTCGTCGCCAACCGTTTTCCATCGATACCATTCGCCTTCTCGGTTACCGAGACGTACGCTTGGGCCGGATGAACCTGAATTACGGAGTGAACGAGATGAATTGCAACCAGACGAAACCATCGATAGTCCTCGTCGGAGCCCGGGCGGTGGGTAAGACGACCATTGGACGAAAACTTGCCGAGTCGCTCGGCTTTGCATTTTGCGATACGGATGAGCTGATTCGGGAACGGGCGGGATGCGCCATCGCCGATCTGGTTGCCGAGCAGGGCTGGCCGGCCTTCCGCGCCTTGGAACGAGAGGTCTTGGTCGGTTGCGTTGAACGGGAAAGCACCGTCGTCGCTACCGGGGGTGGGGCCGTCTTGCACCTGGATGTCTGGCCTCAGATTAAACGTCGGATGCTTGTTTTCTGGCTGACGGCGCCGTTGGCTGTCGTGCGCGCCAGGCTCGAGGCGGATCCGCACAGCGCTTCGCTGCGGCCTTCG encodes the following:
- a CDS encoding HU family DNA-binding protein; translated protein: MNKSELIEALAQDIGVPHREAAAITNTVIDTMTEALARGESIEIRGFGSFVIKHYGSYEGRNPKTGKKIKVSPKKLPFFKVGKDLREQVNSKR
- a CDS encoding pseudouridine synthase — encoded protein: MALNRTVRLQKFLAQAGVASRRSAEALIQQGVVSVDGVVITEMGCKIDPGQQQVRCRGEVIHPHREAFVYILLNKPKGYVTTVSDPQGRPIVTSLLHDIGERVFPVGRLDIDTEGALLLTNDGALAHRILHPSHQTTKTYEALVQGRPRQEQIDRLQRGILLDGRRTAPAQITLRKRHEHATRLQVVIHEGRKRQVRKMFAAIGHPVLDLKRTAYGKLFLGQLKSGHFRHLSEKDLKKIFL
- a CDS encoding UbiD family decarboxylase; the protein is MNKRPLHDLHAYLDLLAAENELLTIDEEVDPYLEIAEIHRRVISRQGPALLFRSVKNSRFPVVTNLFGTQKRLDLAFGTTPVHFVRDIVRLLETALPPSLNTLWQNRTLLLDAARIGLKTVRRGPILDCCQRPPQLSSLPLLTSWHSDGGPFVTLPLVYTEHPDGKGHNLGMYRIQRYDDRTTGIHWQIHKGGGYHYHAAEQRNQALPLTLFIGGPPALMLSAVAPLPEDLPELLLTSLLIGSKLPMVQDPLGGHRLVAQAEFAVKGIVPPHLRRPEGPFGDHYGYNSLQHDYPVFQASHLYHRRNAIYPATVVGRPRQEDYYLGDYLQELLSPLFPLVMKGVKALKTYGETGFHCLAAARVADRYPREAFACGLRILGEGQLSLSKFLIATDGAVDITDFKALWTHVLERIDWSTDLFIFANVSQDTLDYTGPSVNKGSKAMLLGLGQEPRRRLPGEFQGTLPPGCSQPVAYLPGTLVVQGTSYAGDENLAKRLAAEPGVNRWPVIILVDDSAAATESMQEFLWTVFTRFEPAADIHGSAASVRRFHVGLEPPVVFDCRMKPWYTEVLETDEATRRLVDSRYERLIPRPWR
- a CDS encoding secondary thiamine-phosphate synthase enzyme YjbQ; the encoded protein is MFNGSFSVRSTAPMEFLDITREVNAAVAQCSVDQGLLFLFNPHTTAGLTINEGADPTVAVDILDGLSQFVPMNYPFRHLEGNSPAHIMASLIGTSVTVAIRNQTVQLGTWQKLFFCEFDGPRTRTVHYHIISG
- the aroL gene encoding shikimate kinase AroL; amino-acid sequence: MRTYGGEPTGRRQPFSIDTIRLLGYRDVRLGRMNLNYGVNEMNCNQTKPSIVLVGARAVGKTTIGRKLAESLGFAFCDTDELIRERAGCAIADLVAEQGWPAFRALEREVLVGCVERESTVVATGGGAVLHLDVWPQIKRRMLVFWLTAPLAVVRARLEADPHSASLRPSLTGEDVVQEYERVLRQREPLYRDVADRIIDCDALDSDRIVSDIMKILVFS